In the genome of Candidatus Stygibacter australis, the window TTCTATAGGTCTCTATTTCTCTGCGATATATGCTCTGGTCCTGATGACTTTTATGATCGGGATATTAGTTCTCCCCCGCAAGCGCGATAAAGAGATTAAACCAATCTCCGTGATAATTGCTGCCAGAAATGAGGAAAAACATTTACCTGCCTTATTGAAAGCGATCTCAAACCAGGATTATCCAACAAACAGTTTTGAAGTTATTATCGTAGATGACAGGTCAATAGATAGTACCTGGCAGATTTTAAAAAAGGAAATAAATAAATATAAATGGCTGCATATATACAGAATTATTGACGAAAACCCTGAGTTAGTTGGCAAAAAAGGTGCATTGAAACTGGGAATCACAAAAACGAATTGTGAAATTCTGGCATTTACTGACGCAGATTGCCTTCCTGGCAGAAATTGGCTAAAAGAAATAAATGCGTTGATGACTGATGAGACGGATTTCTTGTGCGGATATTCACCTTTGCTTGTTTCAGGTAAATTAATGAACCTGCTGAAGAATCTGGAACGCAGCTCAATCTTTGCTGTGATCGCCGGCAGCTTTGGCTTAGGCTGGGATATCACCTCAGTAGCAAGAAGTCAGGTTTACCGTAGAAGTAAATTTATGAAAATAAATGGTTTTGCTGGAATTGGGAAACAGCGTTCAGGAGATGATGATCTGCTGCTGCAAAAGATGTCTCCTGTAATTAGAAAACGTAATTTTATCTTTGATCCTCAGGCAAGTGTGGTCAGTATTGATAAACCAAATCTAAAAGAGCATATACATCTGGAAACCAGACGAGCTTCCAAATGGAAATTATATCCCCTGCCCATCAAACTGTTGACTCTCTTTATCCTGATATATTACTTCATAATATCCTGGGAATTGATCTTAGCTATTTTCGGGGAAATCAGCTGGCTGATATTTATCTATCTTAACCTGTTGAAAGTACTGAGCGAATTTACTCTTCTTTTTATATTCCTGGCAAAGACAGGTCAATTAAGGCAATTACTGGTATTCCCTATCGCTGAATTATTATATATACCATATTATATCTATTTTGGATTTAGAGGAACCTTTGGGACTTATTCATGGAAAAAATAATCAAGCAATATCAGGAAGTCCTATCCAGATTTAAAGAGCAGAAATCTAATATTCACAGACTCTGGAATATTGACGAAGAAAGCGCTCATTTGCTGTTTATGCTTGTATTGATCCACCAGGCAAAGTATATTCTGGAGATTGGCACTTCTAATGGTTATTCCACATTCTGGCTGGCTGCTGCTGCTCGTAAAATCGGGGGTGCGGTTCACACAATAGAAGTTGATGTAAACCGCTACAATCTGGCCAAGGAAAACTTAAAGGGATTTACCAACATTGATCAATATCTGGCAAAGGCTGAGGATATTTTGAAGAACTTCAAACCAGGAATAGATTTCCTCTTTATTGACGCGGGAAAACCTAGTTATATAGAATACATCAAATTATTAGAGGACAAATTAGCTCCTCAAGCTGTAGTTATTGCTGATAATATCTGCTCACATCCTGAAACTACGGCTTCTTACAAAAAATATATTGAAAATAATCCGGCATATCATAGTAT includes:
- a CDS encoding glycosyltransferase, which produces SIGLYFSAIYALVLMTFMIGILVLPRKRDKEIKPISVIIAARNEEKHLPALLKAISNQDYPTNSFEVIIVDDRSIDSTWQILKKEINKYKWLHIYRIIDENPELVGKKGALKLGITKTNCEILAFTDADCLPGRNWLKEINALMTDETDFLCGYSPLLVSGKLMNLLKNLERSSIFAVIAGSFGLGWDITSVARSQVYRRSKFMKINGFAGIGKQRSGDDDLLLQKMSPVIRKRNFIFDPQASVVSIDKPNLKEHIHLETRRASKWKLYPLPIKLLTLFILIYYFIISWELILAIFGEISWLIFIYLNLLKVLSEFTLLFIFLAKTGQLRQLLVFPIAELLYIPYYIYFGFRGTFGTYSWKK
- a CDS encoding class I SAM-dependent methyltransferase; protein product: MEKIIKQYQEVLSRFKEQKSNIHRLWNIDEESAHLLFMLVLIHQAKYILEIGTSNGYSTFWLAAAARKIGGAVHTIEVDVNRYNLAKENLKGFTNIDQYLAKAEDILKNFKPGIDFLFIDAGKPSYIEYIKLLEDKLAPQAVVIADNICSHPETTASYKKYIENNPAYHSMVHDIDAGLQIAYYQRY